Proteins encoded within one genomic window of Candidatus Pseudothioglobus singularis PS1:
- the lptF gene encoding LPS export ABC transporter permease LptF, whose amino-acid sequence MLYKIFNIPNTIISRYLLKNLIIFLLSIFFIVGLIVFGNQFVLTVQESVEHGIPFQELMPIVGFNMLRDIPVIFSLSLFLAIIISISQMYKSSEAVVMNSFGMGDKAFIYYIQPIVIFSFIVVFFLTIYAVPWAKQQKSYAEDETVNASEFSFITEGKFENFKNGEIIFYASESSGIDNAGEQNMEEVFIYVSSKESPVIVLASEATKYTDSKNQSIYLRLKDGVRYEGLPGNLNVNILDFDQYDLEIVSGEVQKSLSNFSEVEEKTSINLLTDDSLLANAEMQWRFSQPISILILSIIGVLLGKASPRNGKGINLLIGVLIFMIYNNGLLVAKTSIENGELNPMVGLWSVHLLFILFFLFLYHLREGKLLYFIDKILILFKPEKKNV is encoded by the coding sequence ATGCTGTATAAAATCTTTAATATTCCAAATACAATAATTTCAAGATATCTACTGAAAAATTTAATCATTTTTCTTTTATCTATTTTTTTTATTGTTGGGCTTATCGTTTTTGGTAATCAATTTGTCTTAACAGTTCAAGAAAGTGTTGAGCATGGTATTCCTTTTCAGGAACTTATGCCAATTGTTGGTTTTAATATGCTACGCGATATACCCGTCATATTTTCACTTTCTCTTTTCTTAGCAATTATAATTTCTATATCTCAAATGTATAAAAGCTCAGAAGCAGTTGTTATGAATTCTTTTGGTATGGGGGATAAAGCATTTATATATTATATTCAGCCAATAGTTATCTTCTCTTTTATTGTAGTTTTTTTTCTTACTATTTATGCTGTTCCATGGGCAAAACAGCAAAAGAGTTATGCGGAGGATGAAACTGTTAATGCTTCTGAGTTTTCTTTTATTACTGAAGGAAAGTTTGAAAATTTTAAAAATGGTGAGATTATTTTTTATGCTTCAGAATCATCAGGTATTGATAATGCAGGTGAGCAAAATATGGAAGAAGTCTTTATCTATGTGTCAAGTAAAGAGAGTCCAGTTATTGTTTTAGCTTCTGAAGCTACAAAGTATACTGACTCTAAAAATCAAAGTATTTATTTAAGACTTAAAGATGGCGTTAGATATGAAGGACTTCCTGGCAATCTAAATGTAAACATATTAGATTTTGATCAATATGATTTAGAGATAGTTTCTGGTGAAGTTCAAAAGTCGCTCTCTAATTTTTCTGAAGTTGAAGAAAAAACTTCAATCAATTTGTTAACTGATGATAGTTTGCTAGCAAATGCTGAGATGCAGTGGCGCTTTTCACAGCCAATATCAATTTTAATTTTATCTATTATTGGAGTTCTTTTGGGCAAAGCCTCTCCAAGAAATGGCAAGGGCATTAATTTGTTAATTGGTGTTTTAATTTTTATGATTTATAACAATGGATTATTGGTAGCCAAAACTTCAATTGAAAATGGAGAATTAAATCCTATGGTAGGCTTATGGTCAGTTCATTTATTGTTTATTTTATTTTTCCTTTTTTTGTATCACTTAAGAGAAGGAAAATTATTATATTTTATTGATAAAATACTTATTTTATTTAAACCAGAGAAAAAAAATGTCTAG
- the queF gene encoding preQ(1) synthase, with translation MSSSPSKILEVFDNPNSERDFVIRIDSSEFTCLCPLTGQPDFADIHIEYIADKFCVELKALKNYFWSYRNEGAFHEAVTNKILDDLVEVMDPRFIRLKAVFNVRGGVYTNVECEHRKEGWSPREVVSI, from the coding sequence ATGTCTAGTTCACCAAGTAAAATATTAGAAGTCTTTGACAATCCCAATTCTGAAAGAGATTTCGTAATTCGAATTGATTCATCAGAATTTACATGTTTATGTCCATTAACAGGCCAGCCTGATTTTGCTGATATTCATATTGAGTATATTGCAGATAAATTTTGTGTTGAGCTAAAAGCATTAAAGAATTATTTCTGGTCGTATAGAAATGAAGGGGCTTTTCATGAGGCTGTAACAAATAAGATTTTAGATGATTTAGTTGAGGTTATGGATCCTCGTTTTATAAGACTAAAAGCTGTCTTTAATGTTAGAGGTGGGGTCTATACAAATGTTGAATGCGAACATAGAAAAGAAGGTTGGTCTCCAAGAGAAGTTGTTAGTATATGA
- the pcnB gene encoding polynucleotide adenylyltransferase PcnB, which translates to MSPIRQKVKFDKKLLDQDALKILKKLNKSDHETYLVGGCIRDILLGHKPKDFDIATSATPEQIHKLFKRSRIIGRRFKLVHIMFSARKFIEVATFRAGKVQTSNDGLVLRDNYYGALEDDVFRRDFTVNGLYYDIKKSEIIDYVGGLDDLKALKIKMIGDPSERFEEDPVRMIRAVRFQAKLNANIESQLIEAIQANSQLLVKIPPARLYEEVIKLFHNENSIEIFHELDRLGLLRHLFSQTKENPFVDSSLINTSERIRNGNSVTPAFLFAVFLWSAVNKRFNQISKKNKSRIELMLQASEDVIKKQTQQVMMPRWLSSRVKDIWLMQYQLENYNPKKSKALIRNPRFRMAYDFLVLRSESIDKDLRAKAEYWTNIQK; encoded by the coding sequence ATGAGTCCAATTCGTCAAAAGGTTAAATTTGACAAAAAATTATTAGATCAAGATGCTTTAAAGATCTTAAAAAAATTAAATAAATCAGACCATGAGACTTATTTAGTAGGGGGTTGTATAAGAGATATTCTTCTTGGACACAAACCTAAGGACTTTGATATAGCAACTAGTGCAACACCAGAACAAATTCATAAACTTTTTAAACGCTCTAGAATTATTGGAAGGCGTTTTAAGTTAGTTCATATTATGTTTTCAGCAAGAAAATTCATTGAAGTTGCAACTTTTCGTGCTGGTAAAGTCCAAACTTCAAATGATGGTTTGGTGCTTAGAGATAATTATTATGGTGCCCTAGAAGACGATGTTTTTCGAAGAGACTTTACTGTAAATGGTCTTTATTATGATATTAAAAAATCTGAAATTATCGATTATGTGGGTGGGCTTGATGATCTAAAAGCTTTAAAAATTAAAATGATTGGTGACCCCTCAGAGCGTTTTGAGGAAGATCCAGTTAGGATGATTCGAGCAGTTCGTTTTCAGGCAAAATTGAATGCGAATATTGAATCTCAGCTTATTGAAGCAATTCAAGCAAACTCTCAGTTACTTGTAAAAATCCCTCCAGCAAGACTTTATGAGGAGGTTATTAAGCTTTTTCATAATGAAAATTCGATTGAAATATTCCATGAGCTTGATCGACTGGGTCTTTTAAGACATCTTTTTTCACAAACTAAAGAAAACCCATTTGTTGATTCCTCTTTAATCAATACCTCTGAAAGAATCAGGAATGGCAACAGTGTTACACCTGCTTTTTTATTTGCAGTTTTCCTGTGGTCTGCAGTGAATAAAAGGTTTAATCAAATAAGTAAAAAAAACAAATCTCGAATTGAGTTAATGCTTCAGGCTTCTGAAGATGTCATTAAGAAACAAACACAGCAAGTGATGATGCCTAGATGGCTCTCATCTCGAGTCAAGGACATATGGTTAATGCAATATCAGTTAGAGAACTATAATCCAAAAAAATCAAAAGCACTTATTAGAAACCCTCGTTTTAGGATGGCTTATGATTTTCTTGTGTTAAGATCTGAAAGTATTGATAAAGATTTAAGAGCTAAAGCAGAGTATTGGACCAATATTCAAAAATGA
- a CDS encoding SDR family NAD(P)-dependent oxidoreductase yields the protein MKSVLITGCSSGIGLCIAKGLKDKGYRVFASARSPDDVKNLQNLGFESLLLDLASSESINDAVIKLFEMTDNVYALINNGAYGQAGALEDISRDTLEKQFQSNVFGWHELTNLVLPGMRNINSGRIIYISSVLGFVAMPSRGAYVASKFAIEGLVGTLRLELRDTNIKLSSIQPGPIESKFRENAYLAFKKNIDISKSHYQTQYKVMIKRLKSGQNVKFTLPPEAVLKCAIHALESSNPKNYYRVTFPTKLFSLLGKIFPSKWMDNILNQS from the coding sequence ATGAAATCTGTATTAATTACAGGCTGTTCAAGTGGCATTGGTCTTTGTATAGCAAAAGGACTTAAAGATAAAGGTTATCGAGTCTTTGCTTCAGCAAGATCTCCTGATGATGTCAAAAACCTTCAAAATCTTGGTTTTGAGTCTCTTCTTTTAGATTTAGCTTCATCAGAGTCAATAAATGATGCAGTAATTAAACTTTTTGAAATGACTGATAATGTTTATGCACTAATCAATAATGGGGCTTATGGTCAAGCTGGCGCCCTTGAGGATATTTCGAGAGATACTCTAGAAAAACAGTTTCAATCTAATGTTTTTGGTTGGCATGAGCTTACAAACTTAGTCCTTCCTGGGATGAGAAATATTAATTCGGGTAGAATTATCTACATAAGCTCTGTACTGGGTTTTGTGGCAATGCCTTCAAGGGGTGCATATGTTGCATCAAAGTTTGCTATTGAAGGGCTTGTTGGCACATTACGATTAGAGCTGAGAGATACAAATATCAAGCTTTCTTCAATACAACCAGGTCCAATAGAATCAAAATTTAGAGAGAACGCTTATTTGGCATTCAAGAAAAATATTGATATTTCTAAAAGTCATTACCAGACTCAATACAAAGTAATGATAAAGAGGCTTAAGTCAGGCCAAAATGTTAAATTCACTCTGCCTCCTGAGGCAGTTTTAAAGTGTGCAATACATGCATTAGAGTCCAGCAATCCAAAAAATTACTATCGAGTCACCTTTCCAACAAAACTTTTTTCTTTGTTAGGTAAAATATTCCCTAGTAAATGGATGGATAATATCTTAAATCAATCATAA
- a CDS encoding exodeoxyribonuclease VII small subunit — protein MAAEKFNFNKGLLKLEEIISKMESGDLSLEESLKYFEEGVKIHRQCHTALTDAEQRISVLSESDNYNEEKSFEDS, from the coding sequence ATGGCGGCTGAAAAATTCAATTTCAATAAAGGCTTGTTAAAGCTTGAGGAAATCATTAGCAAAATGGAGTCGGGTGATTTAAGCCTAGAGGAGTCGCTTAAATACTTTGAAGAGGGGGTTAAAATCCATAGGCAATGCCATACTGCGCTTACGGATGCTGAGCAGCGTATTAGTGTTTTAAGTGAAAGCGATAACTACAACGAAGAAAAGTCTTTTGAAGATTCATGA
- a CDS encoding polyprenyl synthetase family protein — protein MKIHDQYRERVNSCLDSFLGSIPSSPNSDIELRDVMKYSVLAGGKRFRPILTYTVASLYDSEIEKADSCASAIELIHIYSLIHDDLPAMDNDDIRHNQLSNHKVFGEAQAILAGDGLQALAFSLISNDPLINADTKIKLLELMAKSSYAMAEGQSIDLSVVSKKVDLNILNKMHQKKTGALLNCSIKFGALLHNASENDLSILESFASHLGLAYQIQDDVLDVTTSDEVLGKRQNSDAVKNKPSYPSIIGLNESIKTFENLYQNAQEELSHLSVDCGPLSLLTTRLMNRSY, from the coding sequence TTGAAGATTCATGACCAGTATAGGGAGAGAGTTAACTCCTGTTTGGACAGTTTTTTAGGCTCTATTCCTTCAAGTCCTAACTCTGATATAGAGCTTAGGGATGTTATGAAGTATAGCGTTTTAGCTGGAGGAAAGAGGTTTAGGCCAATCTTAACCTATACAGTAGCTAGTTTATATGACTCAGAAATAGAAAAAGCTGACTCATGCGCTAGTGCAATTGAATTAATTCATATTTACTCTCTAATCCATGATGACTTACCTGCAATGGATAACGATGACATAAGACACAATCAGCTTTCCAATCACAAGGTTTTTGGCGAGGCTCAAGCTATTCTTGCTGGCGATGGTCTCCAGGCTTTGGCATTTAGTTTAATTTCAAATGACCCTCTTATTAATGCTGATACAAAAATAAAGCTTTTAGAGTTAATGGCTAAATCATCCTATGCTATGGCAGAGGGGCAATCAATTGATTTATCTGTTGTCTCCAAAAAAGTTGATCTCAATATTCTTAATAAAATGCATCAAAAGAAAACTGGCGCATTACTAAATTGTTCTATTAAATTTGGTGCATTATTACATAATGCAAGTGAAAATGATTTATCAATACTAGAGTCTTTCGCAAGTCATTTAGGGCTTGCCTATCAGATTCAAGATGATGTTTTAGATGTAACTACTTCTGACGAAGTATTGGGTAAGCGTCAAAACTCAGATGCAGTAAAAAACAAACCTTCCTACCCTTCAATAATTGGCCTGAATGAGTCCATCAAAACTTTTGAAAATCTATACCAAAATGCTCAAGAAGAATTGTCTCATTTGAGCGTTGATTGTGGGCCATTAAGCTTGCTTACAACAAGACTCATGAATAGGTCATATTAA
- a CDS encoding beta-ketoacyl-ACP synthase III — MKKYARITGTGSYLPTKVVTNFDLEKTLDTSDEWITARTGIKERRIVTGQNTCDLALEASIKALSMAKIEPEEIDLIILSTTTPDKIFPATATMLQNRLGASCPAFDLQAVCAGFVFALTTAQQYIENGSAKNILVVGSETMSKIVDWSDRSTAILFADGAGAVVLSADNTTGIKHSKLFSDGSYLSSLHVNNNGIDELGTIQMEGNEVFKIAVNRLSDLAEETLNECNMSSEDLTWMVPHQANIRIIKAVAKRIKLPMEKVIQTLDKHGNTSAASIPLALDVGVRDGRIKKGDTLLFEGIGGGFSWGSVLLEY; from the coding sequence ATGAAAAAATATGCAAGAATTACTGGAACTGGAAGTTATTTACCTACAAAAGTTGTCACTAATTTTGATCTTGAAAAAACCCTTGACACCTCTGACGAGTGGATTACTGCAAGAACAGGTATCAAGGAAAGAAGGATTGTAACTGGCCAAAATACTTGTGATCTTGCCCTTGAAGCAAGCATTAAAGCCCTTTCAATGGCGAAGATTGAGCCAGAAGAAATTGATCTTATTATTCTTTCAACAACAACGCCAGACAAAATTTTTCCTGCAACTGCAACAATGCTTCAAAATCGACTTGGGGCCTCATGCCCAGCCTTTGATCTTCAAGCAGTATGTGCAGGCTTTGTCTTCGCTTTAACAACCGCACAGCAATATATTGAAAATGGAAGTGCTAAAAATATTTTAGTAGTTGGCAGTGAAACGATGTCAAAAATTGTTGATTGGTCTGATCGATCAACGGCTATTTTATTTGCTGATGGGGCTGGAGCAGTAGTTTTAAGTGCAGATAACACAACAGGTATTAAACATTCAAAGCTTTTTAGTGATGGTAGCTACCTTTCTTCTCTTCACGTAAATAATAATGGTATTGATGAGCTTGGAACAATCCAGATGGAAGGTAATGAAGTTTTTAAAATTGCTGTTAATAGACTTTCAGACCTTGCAGAAGAGACCCTCAATGAATGCAATATGAGCTCAGAAGACTTGACTTGGATGGTTCCGCATCAGGCAAATATTCGAATCATCAAGGCTGTTGCAAAAAGAATCAAACTACCAATGGAAAAGGTGATTCAAACCCTTGATAAACATGGCAATACCTCAGCAGCGTCTATACCTCTTGCACTTGACGTTGGGGTTCGTGATGGAAGAATAAAAAAAGGAGATACACTGCTATTTGAAGGAATTGGTGGCGGCTTTAGCTGGGGAAGTGTACTCTTAGAGTATTAA
- the plsX gene encoding phosphate acyltransferase PlsX, with the protein MSIRVSIDASGGDFGFSVTINAGISALKTYDDLLINFVGDEAGIKNELNKNSSYSNFADRIDVTHASEVINMSDSPSVALRHKKDSSMRIAINLVKNGDADACVSAGNTGALMSIARFVLKTIEGVDRPAIMSAVPTLTGPTHVLDLGANIDSRPSTLLQFAIMGSIAVQNTENIENPSVGLLNVGSEELKGNEKSQETSELLKNSSLNYIGFVEGDDIYKGNIDVIVCDGFEGNIALKASEGVAKMFSYFIKKSFNKNLFTKLVALIAQPVMRDFKSKVDPGKYNGASLLGLKGVVVKSHGNADIDSFLQAIKEAYLEAHAKITDKISTQLTRELEEHK; encoded by the coding sequence ATGTCTATAAGGGTATCAATAGATGCCTCAGGTGGTGATTTTGGATTTTCAGTCACTATCAATGCTGGTATTAGTGCCTTAAAGACCTATGATGATCTTTTAATCAATTTTGTAGGTGATGAGGCTGGGATTAAGAATGAGCTGAATAAAAATTCTTCTTATTCAAATTTTGCTGATCGTATTGATGTCACTCATGCCTCAGAGGTTATCAATATGAGTGATTCTCCCTCTGTGGCTCTAAGACACAAAAAAGACTCCTCAATGAGGATTGCTATTAACCTAGTTAAAAATGGTGATGCTGATGCTTGCGTAAGTGCTGGCAATACAGGCGCACTCATGTCCATTGCACGGTTTGTACTTAAAACTATTGAAGGGGTTGATAGGCCTGCTATTATGTCAGCCGTTCCGACTCTAACTGGACCAACCCATGTTCTAGACTTAGGTGCCAATATTGACTCAAGACCTAGCACCCTTCTTCAATTTGCAATCATGGGCTCCATAGCAGTTCAAAATACTGAAAATATAGAAAATCCTTCAGTAGGACTTTTAAATGTTGGCTCTGAGGAATTAAAAGGAAATGAAAAAAGTCAAGAAACTTCAGAACTCTTAAAAAATTCATCCCTTAACTATATTGGATTTGTTGAGGGTGATGATATTTACAAAGGAAATATAGATGTCATAGTCTGTGATGGCTTTGAGGGAAATATTGCACTCAAGGCAAGTGAAGGAGTTGCAAAAATGTTCTCCTATTTCATCAAGAAGTCATTCAATAAAAACCTTTTTACCAAACTTGTCGCTCTAATAGCACAGCCAGTTATGAGAGACTTTAAATCCAAAGTTGATCCTGGAAAATATAATGGTGCAAGCCTACTTGGGTTAAAAGGTGTAGTTGTTAAGAGTCATGGTAATGCAGACATTGATTCATTTCTCCAAGCAATAAAAGAAGCCTATCTAGAGGCTCATGCTAAAATAACAGATAAAATCTCAACGCAATTAACGCGAGAATTAGAAGAGCATAAATAA
- the rpmF gene encoding 50S ribosomal protein L32: protein MAVQKSRKTPSKRGMRRSHNALKNPALSEDPETGETHLRHHITADGYYRGKQVIKSAADDIEEVEA from the coding sequence ATGGCAGTTCAAAAAAGCAGAAAGACACCTTCTAAAAGAGGGATGCGTCGCTCTCACAATGCGTTAAAAAATCCTGCATTGTCTGAAGATCCAGAAACAGGCGAAACTCACCTTAGACATCATATTACCGCTGATGGATATTATCGTGGGAAGCAGGTAATTAAATCTGCTGCTGATGATATCGAAGAAGTAGAAGCCTAA
- a CDS encoding YceD family protein, which produces MEKSTQLPKTIKVFNFAKKEVNLHGEYKIANVPRVSDLARNNEDNLKVNLSFHLENGKTPCVKGIINSKIVLDCQRCLDALNLDLKVFFNLAFVRYESQAEGLDKVYEVYVLGEDEEINTLDLISDELLLSLPMAPSHKFDCSLKVESEIKVEKVHENPFDVLKNIKIADFGKE; this is translated from the coding sequence ATGGAAAAGAGTACGCAGCTTCCAAAAACTATAAAAGTATTTAACTTTGCTAAAAAAGAAGTTAATTTGCACGGTGAATATAAAATTGCAAACGTGCCTAGAGTTTCAGATCTAGCAAGGAATAATGAAGACAATTTAAAAGTGAATTTATCTTTTCATTTAGAAAATGGAAAAACCCCTTGCGTTAAGGGGATAATTAATTCTAAGATAGTTTTAGATTGTCAGCGCTGCTTAGACGCCCTAAATTTAGATTTAAAGGTGTTTTTTAATCTTGCCTTTGTAAGATATGAAAGCCAAGCAGAAGGACTAGATAAAGTTTACGAGGTATATGTTTTGGGAGAGGATGAAGAAATAAATACATTGGATTTAATATCTGATGAGCTTCTTTTGTCGCTTCCAATGGCACCATCTCATAAGTTTGATTGCAGTTTAAAAGTTGAATCAGAAATAAAGGTTGAAAAGGTTCATGAAAATCCTTTCGATGTTCTAAAAAATATTAAAATAGCCGATTTTGGCAAGGAGTAA
- the rlmB gene encoding 23S rRNA (guanosine(2251)-2'-O)-methyltransferase RlmB, producing the protein MSKSINLFGFHSIESLLITNPELIIKVSILNNRKDKRVSDLVKILTIQKIAFSMTDKNDLNRIAKGEVHQGVISEVILPPVLTEELLFKSISENSLKPLILVLDSIQDPRNLGACLRSANAAGVDYVVINKDGSAPINAVVHKTSAGAVNSLKIFHVTNLSRTIKEFQKRGIWVIGLDGSSKSTIYDVNLTDATAIVMGAEGKGIRRLIKENCDQIVTIPMSGTIESLNVSVATGIALFESKRQREST; encoded by the coding sequence ATGTCCAAATCTATTAATTTATTTGGCTTTCATAGCATTGAAAGCTTGCTTATAACTAATCCTGAATTGATTATCAAAGTTTCAATTCTAAATAATAGGAAAGATAAAAGAGTCAGTGATTTAGTCAAAATACTAACAATTCAGAAAATAGCATTTTCAATGACTGATAAAAATGATTTGAATCGTATTGCAAAAGGCGAAGTTCATCAGGGAGTTATTTCTGAGGTAATACTTCCTCCAGTTCTGACTGAAGAATTACTTTTTAAATCTATTAGTGAAAATTCATTAAAGCCTTTAATATTAGTTTTAGATTCAATTCAAGATCCAAGAAACTTGGGTGCCTGCCTAAGAAGTGCTAACGCTGCTGGTGTTGATTATGTGGTCATTAATAAAGATGGGTCTGCACCTATTAATGCGGTAGTTCATAAAACCTCCGCTGGAGCTGTAAATAGCCTTAAAATTTTTCATGTCACAAACCTATCACGAACAATCAAAGAGTTTCAAAAAAGAGGAATATGGGTTATTGGTTTAGATGGTTCATCTAAATCAACTATCTATGATGTAAATTTAACTGATGCAACTGCGATAGTAATGGGCGCAGAAGGCAAAGGTATAAGAAGATTAATTAAAGAAAACTGTGATCAAATTGTTACAATACCTATGTCTGGAACTATTGAAAGCCTTAACGTCTCTGTTGCCACAGGTATTGCTCTTTTCGAGAGTAAAAGACAAAGAGAATCCACTTAA
- a CDS encoding peptidylprolyl isomerase yields the protein MKKILVLLLFICSSSVFSENTIIAIANNNAITLNSLIIHLDKASSKQEKIKIINNHIDNKLQIQKATELKLTPTKRDIENILNNIAQSNNLSLKELMGFENFSSIEKKVLENLSILNLQRFITKELKISEEQILTLCPDKKVIKDEKQIKIAQIIISEIDNQNIDLAKKNLLIKDFLSKLAGHIEKGASFEAFAKLHSQHPSYYNGGITDWLRVEGPTLKMLDSLGIKEVSEIYMTDFGLAIATKVDERFISSKLKECKERAIYEHAEMYYSDWLTNLREEANIEIYYDKLL from the coding sequence ATGAAAAAAATCTTAGTTCTGCTCCTTTTTATATGTTCAAGTAGTGTTTTTTCAGAAAACACAATAATCGCCATAGCTAACAATAATGCTATTACATTAAATTCTTTAATAATTCATTTGGATAAAGCAAGCTCCAAGCAAGAAAAAATAAAGATTATTAATAATCACATTGACAATAAACTTCAAATACAAAAAGCTACTGAACTGAAATTAACTCCAACTAAGAGAGATATTGAAAACATATTAAATAATATTGCTCAAAGTAATAATCTCTCTTTGAAAGAATTAATGGGTTTTGAGAATTTTTCTTCAATTGAGAAAAAAGTTTTAGAGAATTTATCGATTTTAAATTTACAAAGATTTATTACTAAAGAGTTAAAGATTTCTGAAGAGCAAATTCTTACGTTATGCCCAGATAAGAAAGTTATTAAAGATGAAAAACAAATTAAGATTGCTCAAATAATTATTTCTGAAATAGATAATCAAAACATTGACTTAGCCAAAAAAAACCTATTGATAAAAGATTTTCTGAGCAAGCTTGCAGGTCATATTGAAAAAGGAGCTTCATTTGAAGCCTTTGCAAAACTCCACTCACAGCATCCAAGTTATTATAATGGTGGCATTACAGACTGGCTTAGAGTCGAAGGTCCAACTCTAAAGATGCTAGATTCACTTGGCATTAAAGAAGTTTCAGAAATTTATATGACTGATTTTGGACTTGCAATTGCAACAAAGGTTGATGAACGTTTTATTAGTAGTAAACTTAAAGAATGCAAAGAAAGAGCGATCTATGAGCATGCTGAAATGTATTATTCAGATTGGCTAACAAATCTCAGAGAAGAAGCCAATATAGAAATTTATTATGACAAATTACTTTAA